In the genome of Sphingopyxis sp. YF1, the window AGAGCGGCGCGGTCTCGTCGGCGCGGCGCCGCACCGCGATGACATGGTCGCGACCCGGGATCGGGCGGATGAATGGATCGTCGCCGAACCCGCCGAAATAGCCGGTAAAGCGTTCGAGATCGTCGTCGTTCATCGCCTGCCCGGGAAAGGCGAGGACATGATGGTCGAGCCATGCGGCGCGGATCGCGGCGATTGTTTCGGGAGCGAGCGGCCGCGTCAGATCGACGCCGGTCACGCGCGCGCCGCACGCCTGACCGCTGGGGGTGATGGTGAGCGTCATGCGGCGATGCTGCGCCGTTCGGGGCGCGAGGTCAATCGGGTGCGGCCGTGCCGCGGCTCAGCCGGTCCGCACCCCATAGTCGAGCGACGGATACCAGCCGGTCCCGCGTCCCCCGGGCGTGAGGTCGAGGATCGTCCACAGGCTCGCGACGTCGGGGGCATCGCGCGGGTCCTGTCCCGGGTCGGCCATGTCGCGCGTCATGTCGCTCTTCCAGAACAATCGCACGCCGCCGGCGCCTTTCTGGAACACCGCGAGCGCCGGATTTTCGCTGCCGTCGGGGTTCAGCAGGTGGAAGTCGCGCGCATAGTCGTCGCCGACCGTCTGCACGAAATCGAGCGCGTGCCACCCGCGCTCGCGCGCGAACGCCTGCTGCCGGTCGACCGGGCTGCGCCCGACGACCCGCAGCGCGACGCGCTGCGCAATATCGGCGGCATTGCCGTTCACCGCACCCAGCCAGTTGGTGCACA includes:
- a CDS encoding DUF899 family protein; its protein translation is MALRQPLLAAPALASRRRAFPGEDDAYARARKSLLAEEIDLRRKIARVAAQRRALPPGPLVKDYRFRDAEGTEGGLADLFGAHDTLVAYFWMYGPERERPCPMCTNWLGAVNGNAADIAQRVALRVVGRSPVDRQQAFARERGWHALDFVQTVGDDYARDFHLLNPDGSENPALAVFQKGAGGVRLFWKSDMTRDMADPGQDPRDAPDVASLWTILDLTPGGRGTGWYPSLDYGVRTG